The proteins below are encoded in one region of Enhydrobacter sp.:
- the pyrF gene encoding orotidine-5'-phosphate decarboxylase: protein MPSRSNPVYCAIDTVDLPLAARLIRSVAGGAIPAVGGIKLGLEFFLAHGAPGVRYAFPAPVRATGIGFFLDLKLHDIPNTVAGGIRAVVELEPTFVTIHTAGGAAMMKAAAEAATSEARRLGVARPRLLGVTVLTSLDRSDLEATGIPAEPAQQVLRLASLARESGLDGVICSPLEIAALRKECGKDFVLMVPGIRPVGTASADQKRVMAPGEAVALGANHLVIGRPITDAADPALAAEAIARDLGVL from the coding sequence ATGCCGAGCCGTTCCAACCCCGTCTATTGCGCCATCGACACGGTCGATCTGCCGCTGGCCGCCCGGCTGATCCGGTCGGTGGCCGGCGGCGCGATCCCGGCCGTGGGGGGCATCAAGCTGGGGCTGGAATTCTTCCTCGCCCACGGCGCGCCGGGCGTCCGCTATGCCTTTCCGGCGCCGGTGCGTGCGACCGGCATCGGCTTCTTCCTCGACCTCAAGCTGCACGACATTCCCAATACTGTGGCGGGCGGCATTCGCGCCGTGGTCGAGCTCGAGCCCACCTTTGTCACCATCCATACGGCGGGCGGCGCGGCGATGATGAAGGCTGCCGCCGAAGCCGCCACGTCGGAAGCCAGGCGCCTCGGCGTCGCCCGGCCGAGGCTGCTCGGTGTCACGGTGCTCACCTCGCTCGACCGCTCCGATCTCGAGGCGACCGGCATCCCGGCCGAGCCCGCCCAGCAGGTGCTGCGGCTCGCGTCGCTCGCGCGCGAAAGCGGCCTCGACGGCGTCATCTGCTCGCCGCTCGAGATCGCCGCCCTGCGCAAGGAATGCGGCAAGGACTTCGTCCTGATGGTGCCGGGCATCAGGCCGGTCGGCACCGCGAGCGCCGACCAGAAGCGGGTGATGGCGCCCGGGGAGGCCGTGGCGCTCGGCGCCAATCACCTCGTGATTGGCCGGCCGATCACCGATGCGGCCGATCCGGCGCTGGCCGCCGAGGCGATCGCGCGCGATCTCGGCGTGCTGTGA
- a CDS encoding sugar ABC transporter ATP-binding protein, translating to MTTPILELRQATKLYGGSPAIDAVDFSLSAGEIHALVGENGAGKSTLTKVMAGVVPLTSGKMLIGGKEAAPRTPLEARHLGVAMVFQENSLVPSMTVAQNLFLGQEKFYNRLRGIYIAAQQFLQSLNFDVTPTATVAQLGAAKKQMVEIARAVLHDAKVIIFDEPTASLTPEEKKYFFDLMRDLKRRGVSIIFISHALEEALLISDRITVLRDGRHVVTDETRSFDRARIIQAMVGRDLSRTLYAGRKEQVRPRGRRVLTVENLRMAPMVKNNSLSVFAGQVTGVFGLVGSGRTETFKIVSGILKRDFFHGGEVILNGRPVRYLTPAPAVRDGIAYITEDRKVEGFFETMSIARNVYIGLLAKLGGKRSLIRNKDAEAVGKKWVQALNVRAIGQDVKVVELSGGNQQKIVIAKSLAQEPSLIIFDEPTRGVDVGAIAEIHQLIDRLADEGNAVVMISSYLPEIMARSDRILVCRQGKVVEEFSALEATEEKIMYAAIH from the coding sequence ATGACGACGCCGATTCTCGAGCTGCGCCAGGCAACCAAGCTCTACGGCGGATCGCCGGCGATCGACGCCGTCGATTTCAGCCTGTCCGCCGGCGAGATCCATGCTCTGGTCGGCGAGAATGGCGCCGGCAAGTCCACCCTGACCAAGGTCATGGCCGGCGTGGTGCCGCTCACTTCCGGCAAGATGTTGATCGGCGGCAAGGAGGCGGCGCCGCGCACGCCGCTCGAGGCCCGCCATCTCGGCGTCGCCATGGTGTTCCAGGAGAACAGCCTGGTGCCCTCGATGACCGTGGCGCAGAACCTCTTTCTCGGCCAGGAGAAGTTCTATAACCGGCTGCGCGGCATCTATATCGCGGCCCAGCAGTTCCTGCAGTCGCTCAACTTCGACGTGACGCCGACCGCCACCGTGGCCCAGCTCGGTGCGGCCAAGAAGCAGATGGTCGAGATCGCGCGGGCCGTCCTGCACGACGCCAAGGTGATCATCTTCGACGAACCGACCGCCAGCCTCACGCCCGAGGAGAAGAAGTACTTCTTCGATCTGATGCGCGATCTGAAGCGGCGCGGCGTCTCGATCATCTTCATCTCCCACGCGCTCGAGGAGGCGCTGCTGATATCCGACCGCATCACGGTGCTGCGCGACGGCCGGCACGTCGTGACCGACGAGACCAGGAGCTTCGATCGAGCCCGCATCATCCAGGCCATGGTCGGCCGCGACCTTTCCAGGACCCTCTATGCGGGCCGCAAGGAGCAGGTCCGGCCGCGGGGCAGGCGGGTGCTGACGGTGGAGAACCTGCGCATGGCGCCGATGGTGAAGAACAATTCGCTGTCGGTCTTCGCCGGCCAGGTGACCGGCGTGTTCGGCCTCGTGGGCTCGGGCCGGACCGAGACCTTCAAGATCGTGTCGGGCATCCTCAAGCGGGATTTCTTCCATGGCGGCGAGGTGATCCTGAACGGCCGGCCGGTCCGCTACCTGACGCCGGCGCCCGCCGTGCGCGACGGCATCGCCTACATCACCGAGGATCGCAAGGTCGAGGGGTTCTTCGAGACCATGTCGATCGCGCGGAACGTCTATATCGGCCTGCTGGCCAAGCTGGGCGGCAAGCGATCGCTGATAAGGAACAAGGACGCCGAGGCCGTCGGCAAGAAATGGGTGCAGGCGCTGAACGTCCGCGCCATCGGCCAGGACGTGAAGGTGGTCGAGCTGTCCGGCGGCAACCAGCAGAAGATCGTGATCGCCAAGTCGCTGGCCCAGGAACCCAGCCTCATCATCTTCGACGAGCCGACACGCGGCGTGGATGTGGGCGCGATCGCCGAGATCCATCAGCTCATCGATCGCCTGGCCGACGAGGGCAATGCCGTCGTCATGATCTCCTCGTACCTGCCGGAGATCATGGCCCGCTCCGACCGCATTCTGGTCTGCCGCCAGGGCAAGGTCGTCGAGGAATTCTCGGCGCTCGAGGCGACCGAAGAAAAGATCATGTACGCCGCGATCCACTGA